CCATCTTGATTTTGCATTTAAGCTTTCTTTTCATGTTAAATCTGAACTCCAGTATTTGTtatattcaattttcttcatgaaaCTTGTTGGATGGAGAAATCTTATTACGTATGGAAGATGTAGGGGAATTGCTGGCAAATGTGCTAGTACTAAAAATTAATGTAGCACTTAAATGCATGGTGAATAAATATAATCAGATTACATCCTATCACTGACTGTTGATAGAGTGACTCAATCTTTGATTACATATACAATCCTATCTTCTCTAAAGAACTTGATTCATGACCAAGAACTACAGAGGAAATCCTGAAAATCCTATGAAGTTAGAAAAAAGcagaaacaaattaaaaagcTGTCTTCGTTCTTCCTAGAGTGTAATCAAGCTTTTTCTGCAAGAAGACGAGCTCTTTCATTTCCAGAGCAACTCGGGTAGTAGCATGATTTCACATTCAACAAATTCTTTACAGGTCCAGTCCTTCGTATGGCTTTTGTGAATCGccttcctctattttttttcttctttgtctttgtctCCTGGGCCTAAAGTACACCATTGCAAGAAAATGTGGTTACAAAAATCCTTATCATTACTATTTTTATAatcagtgtgtgtgtgtgtgtgtgtgtgtgtgtgtgtgagagagagagagagagagagagctcataATACATACGTCATCAGAAGTCACTGATACAACACTCTCTGCACTCTCAGCACTCTCACCACTGAGACATTTTGTGTACAAGCTGTCCTCCTTACCTGCACACATTATAACACCCGTTTGTATTGCCTTCCCAAATTTCATAGACAAAACATGAGTGTCGACTCAAAGATTCAAGAATACTTACCCTCCTCCTCGTTATTATCTTCATATGGGACACAATATACCCTAAAACTTGGTGATCCAGGGGATACATATCTAACCTTATCATTCTCATCctcctcatcttcttcctcttcctcaccCGCCATTGTTTGTTCCACCACCACAACCTTATCCTCTATAACCACAGTCTTCTCAACCACCTtgtcctcttctttttcttcttttccgtCTTTACAATCCTTTCCACCCTTTTTTGCATATTTCTCATCTTTCTGCTCCTTAGGCTTTTTACTTGTGTCAGGTTCAAACTCAGACTTCGGCACGGGTGACACTTCCAATTTCTTTTCCTCTACTAGCGTTTCCTTTGAAATTGGTACAGTCTCATTCAACGAAGAGGTGTTGCTCTTGCTATCCTCTTCAGGTAGAAGAGGAGTCTTGGGTGTTTCCTTTGTTATTGGCACAGTCCCATCCAATGAAGAGTTTGTGCTCTTTCTCTCCTTGTCTTGTAGAGATTGAGCATGGGAATTTTCATCGTCTACCACCTCTTTTTTAAGTAGTTCTTTCTTGGACATGTCAGCATGTCTACGTCGTCTCATCTGCTCAAAAAAACGGCGAATGATAGGACGGAGTTTTGTTGGTACCGCCTCCCTTTGTGGATTGAGCTTTGAACTCCCTATCCCCATTGCTTATCAGAACAAAATGTAGAAAAAGAAGAGGGGGTTTGAAAAAAAACTAAGGGTTGGGTATGAAGAAGTTTTGATAGAAAAATGATGATGTTAAGAGTTTGAGAATTTGAAAGCATGGTTCAAAGATGGGGTTTGCTATAAATAGCAACATTGAAATTATTGGTTCGTtgttctttctgttttttttttttacaggtgTTGAGGGGACTAATATAGGAAAGGATGAGTATTTGCAACTCAGCTTTGAAGGACAAGGACTGTCTCCTTGACTTCCAAATTTAGAATTCTTTGCTTTCATGGCTTTACCTGTGGAGAAAATGATCTTGC
The Quercus lobata isolate SW786 chromosome 10, ValleyOak3.0 Primary Assembly, whole genome shotgun sequence DNA segment above includes these coding regions:
- the LOC115963482 gene encoding nucleolar protein 58-like, with protein sequence MGIGSSKLNPQREAVPTKLRPIIRRFFEQMRRRRHADMSKKELLKKEVVDDENSHAQSLQDKERKSTNSSLDGTVPITKETPKTPLLPEEDSKSNTSSLNETVPISKETLVEEKKLEVSPVPKSEFEPDTSKKPKEQKDEKYAKKGGKDCKDGKEEKEEDKVVEKTVVIEDKVVVVEQTMAGEEEEEDEEDENDKVRYVSPGSPSFRVYCVPYEDNNEEEGKEDSLYTKCLSGESAESAESVVSVTSDDAQETKTKKKKNRGRRFTKAIRRTGPVKNLLNVKSCYYPSCSGNERARLLAEKA